The window GCGAGATCGACACCGTCCCCGCCGTCATCGGGGCCGTCGCCGGCCGCAGCTCCGCCAAGGCGTCCTGCACGACGTACTCGCCGATCATCAGCCCCGAGCTGCCGCGCGGACCGGCCGCCAGGAACGCGCGCAGCCCGGTGTGCTCGGGCCGCAGCAGCAGCGCCAGCCGCGCCGCCGACAACGTGAGCACCCCGTACGTGGTGGCGCGCAACGTGTCCAGGGCCGTCGCCAGCGAGGCCGCGTGGAACTGCCCGTGGTGGAAGACGCCGTCGGGGGAGACCAGCGGGTTCTCCCCCGGCGTCGAGGCCTCCAGGGTGAGCACGTCGCCCAGCGCGTCGGCCGCCGCGAACGCCGGCGCCAGCACCTGCGGGACCGTCCGCAGCGCGAACGGGTCCTGCAGTCGCGCCGCCCGCGGCCCGCCGTCCACCAGGGCGTGCAGCGCCGCCGCGACCTCGGGCTGACGCGGGTGCGGGCGCGCCGCGTGCACCCGCGGCGCCCACGCCTGCGGGTTGCCGCGCAGGGCCAGGAACGACAGCGCCGAGATCCCCAGCCCCGCCAGCAGCAGCTGGCGCAACCGGACCAGGGCCAGCGACGCCGTCGCCAGCGTCAGCGCGTGCGAGGAGATCAGCGGCAGCGCGTCGGCCGCCCCCAGCGGCGCCGGCGGGACCGACCCCGACCGCCAGGGGCGCTCGCCGACCAGCGTCAGCCCCAGCTCGGCCAACGGGGCCAGGTCCGAGGTCCCGATGCCCCCGAAGCGGTGCAGCGTCGGCAGCGCGCCCGTCTCCACCGCGTCGGCCAGCGCGCCCAGCACGGGAGCGCTGACGCCCGCGCCCAGCCCCGCGTGCGCCCCCGCGAGCAGCTGGTTCAGCCGCACCACGAGCGCGGCCCGGGTCGTCGGCTCGTCCTCGACCGGCCCCAGCGACGCCGCGTGCGAGCGCAGCAGCCGCAACCCGTGCGCCCGGGGGTGCTCCTCCTGCTCCTCGTCGACCTCGACGTCCTTGTTCGCGCCCACGCCCGTCGTCGCCCCGTACACCGCCCCGGCCCCGCGCGCAGCGTCCATCGCCGCCTCCAGCGCCCCCAGCGAGCCCAGCACCACCCGGTCCACGACCGGCCGGGCCCGCCCGTGCGCGACGTCGTCCAGGTCCTCCAGGCTCAGGGCCCGACCCGACAACGCGACCCCCGGAGTCGCGCCCCGGGACCGCTGGTGCTCCACTTGTCCTCCACGCACGACCGCTGGTGGGTCTTCCTGGGAGAGGTCACGATCAGGTGTCGGCTGATCGTGCCTCGTTGACCGGTTCCTGCCCTGTGCTCAGCATGTACCAGCCCACAGGTCCAACCCGGGAGCCGCCCCAGTGATCACGTTCGAGGCCGTCCGCAAGCAGTTCCCCGACGGGACGGTGGCCGTCGACGGCCTCGACCTGGAGCTCCCCACCGGGCGGATCACCGTCTTCGTGGGCCCCTCGGGCTGCGGCAAGACGACGTCGCTGCGGATGATCAACCGGATGATCGAGCCCACCGGCGGCACCGTCGCGATCGACGGGAAGGACGTCCGCGCCCAGGACCCCGCCACCCTGCGCCGCGGCATCGGCTACGTCATCCAGCACGCCGGGCTCTTCCCGCACAAGACCGTGCTCGACAACGTCCTGACCGTGCCCAAGCTGGTCGGCAGGGGGCGCGAAAGGAACCGCGCCCTGGAACTGCTCGAACGCGTCGGGCTGCCGGCGGCCTTCGCCGACCGGTACCCCGCCCAGCTGTCCGGCGGCCAGCAGCAGCGCGTCGGCGTCGCCCGGGCGCTCGCGGCCGACCCGCCCGTCATGCTCATGGACGAACCCTTCAGCGCCGTCGACCCCATCGTCCGGGCCCAGCTGCAGGAGGAGTTCCTGCGCCTGCAGGCCGAGCTGGGCAAGACCATCGCGATCGTCACCCACGACATCGACGAGGCCGTCGTCCTCGGTGACCGGATCGCCGTCTTCCGCCAGGGCGGGCACCTCGCGCAGGTCGGGACCCCCGAGGAACTGCTCACGAAACCCGCCGACGAGTTCGTCCGGAACTTCGTGGGCCGCGACCGCGGCTACCGCGGCCTGAGCTTCCAGCGCAGCGACGACCTGCTCCTGCACCCCTTCCCGGCGGGCCGGTCCCTGGACGGCGAGGGCACGTTCCGCGACGGGGACTCGCTGCGCGTGGTCGTCGACCTGACCCTCACGTCCCCGACGGGGACCGCCGTCAAGGTCGACGCCGATGGCCGGCCGCTGGGGTTCGTGCACCACCGCGACGTCGTCGACCTGCTGGAGCAGCGCCGGTGAGCGATATTGTGAAGTACCTGCGGGACAACCACTCGACGGTCCTGGACGCCCTCGGACAGCACGTGCTCCTCGCGGTCCTGCCGCTGCTGATCGGCGTCGTCGTGGCCCTTCCCGTCGGGTACCTCGGCGTGCGGTTCGGCTGGCTGTACCACCCCCTGCTCAACGTCTCCGGGCTGATCTACTCGATCCCCTCGCTGGCGGTCTTCGTGGCCCTGCCGTACGTGCTGCACACGAAGATCCTCTCGCCGGTCAACATCGTCGTGGCGCTGGCGCTGTACACGGTGGCGCTCATGGCCCGGACCGTGGCCGACGGGTTGCGATCGGTCGACCCGGCGCTGACCGAGGCGGCCACCGCGATGGGGTACAAGCGGACCCGGCGCCTGCTGGAGGTCGAACTCCCGCTGGCCGCGCCGGTCATCCTCGCCGGGGTGCGGGTGGCCGCGGTGTCGAACATCTCCCTGGTCAGCGTCGGGGCGCTGCTGGGGGTCGGGGGGCTCGGCGCGTTGTTCACCCGCGGGTTCCAGCTGTTCTACACCGCCCCCATCGTT of the Kineococcus rhizosphaerae genome contains:
- a CDS encoding aromatic amino acid lyase; the protein is MEHQRSRGATPGVALSGRALSLEDLDDVAHGRARPVVDRVVLGSLGALEAAMDAARGAGAVYGATTGVGANKDVEVDEEQEEHPRAHGLRLLRSHAASLGPVEDEPTTRAALVVRLNQLLAGAHAGLGAGVSAPVLGALADAVETGALPTLHRFGGIGTSDLAPLAELGLTLVGERPWRSGSVPPAPLGAADALPLISSHALTLATASLALVRLRQLLLAGLGISALSFLALRGNPQAWAPRVHAARPHPRQPEVAAALHALVDGGPRAARLQDPFALRTVPQVLAPAFAAADALGDVLTLEASTPGENPLVSPDGVFHHGQFHAASLATALDTLRATTYGVLTLSAARLALLLRPEHTGLRAFLAAGPRGSSGLMIGEYVVQDALAELRPATAPMTAGTVSISLGLEEHASFATQGARALRQTADLAPLVLAVEALAAVRALRAAPDRLSPGAAALFGVFDEILDRDARDAPIGPDVERVVERVADLALFLRLEG
- a CDS encoding ABC transporter ATP-binding protein; protein product: MITFEAVRKQFPDGTVAVDGLDLELPTGRITVFVGPSGCGKTTSLRMINRMIEPTGGTVAIDGKDVRAQDPATLRRGIGYVIQHAGLFPHKTVLDNVLTVPKLVGRGRERNRALELLERVGLPAAFADRYPAQLSGGQQQRVGVARALAADPPVMLMDEPFSAVDPIVRAQLQEEFLRLQAELGKTIAIVTHDIDEAVVLGDRIAVFRQGGHLAQVGTPEELLTKPADEFVRNFVGRDRGYRGLSFQRSDDLLLHPFPAGRSLDGEGTFRDGDSLRVVVDLTLTSPTGTAVKVDADGRPLGFVHHRDVVDLLEQRR
- a CDS encoding ABC transporter permease; the encoded protein is MSDIVKYLRDNHSTVLDALGQHVLLAVLPLLIGVVVALPVGYLGVRFGWLYHPLLNVSGLIYSIPSLAVFVALPYVLHTKILSPVNIVVALALYTVALMARTVADGLRSVDPALTEAATAMGYKRTRRLLEVELPLAAPVILAGVRVAAVSNISLVSVGALLGVGGLGALFTRGFQLFYTAPIVVGIVLSIALAALADLLIVLFQRAVTPWTRAVKGA